GATGCGGAGGTTGAAGCGGCCGTCGGGGCGGCCCAGCCGCAGCGCCGTCGTTTTCATGCGCGGCCTCCGCCGTGGCCGCGCGCCAGCCAGATCAGCGCTGGCGCGCCGATGAAGGCGGTGACGATGGAGACGCGCAGCTCGCCCGGCGTCAGCAGCCGGCCGGCGATGTCCGAGGCCAGCAGCAGTATCGGGGCCAGCAGCGCGGTGAAGGGCAGGCTCCAGCGCAGGTCCACGCCGCCAAGCCGGCGGGCGACGTGGGGAATCATCAGGCCGACGAAGCCTATCGGCCCGGCGGCGGCGGTGCTGGCGCCGCACAGCAGGGTGACGGCGGCCACGGCGCCGGCCTGGGTCAACAGCGGACGGCCGCCCAGGCTGACCGCCAGGTCGCTGCCCAGGCTCATGGCGTTCAGCGGGCGGGCCAGCAGCAGCGCGAGCGCGCCGCCGGCCAGGATGGCGGGCGCGGCCAGGGAGACGGCGGCCATGTCGCGCACGTCCAGCGTGCCGGCGTTCCAGTAGCGCAGCCGGTTGAAGGCGATGGGGTCGAGCAGGGTGATGGCGGCGGACAGGCCCATCAGCACCGCGCCGACGGCCACGCCGGCCAGCACGATGCGCAGCGGATCGGCGCGGCGGCCGCGCGCGCCCACGGCGTAGACCAGCAGCGTGGCGAGGAAGGCGCCCGTCGCCGCGCAGGCCATGTAGCCGCCTTGGCTGTCCACGGCGAGGAAGGCGACGCCCAGCACCATCGCGAAGCTGGCGCCGGCGTTGACGCCGAGTATGCCGGGGTCGGCCAGCGGATTGCGGGTCAGCGCCTGGATCAGCGCGCCGGACAAGCCCAGCGCCGCGCCGGCCAGCAGGCCCAGCAGCGTGCGCGGCAGCCGTCCCTGCAGCACGATCACGCTGTCCGGCCCGTTGGCGCGTCCCAGCAGGCTATCCCATACCAGGCCGAGCGGGATGGACTTGGCGCCCAAGGCCAGGCTCAGCGCGGAAACGGCCGCCAGCAGCGCCAGGCTGGCCAGCAGCAGCAGCGCGGCGCGGCGCTGGCGGGACGAGGTAGGGCTAATCGCCATAATGAAAATGATTCCTAATAACAATTGTCGATGTTACCATGCCTGTCACATGAAGCGACAGGCCTTTGCCGCGGCCTGTCATCAGCGGTGGCGCGCGCGCCACTTCCGTTGAACCATTGCATTGAAAACATGAAAAAATCGCCTATCTTCGTCGACTTCAGCCTGCTCAGGCTCAATCCGCATTTTCGCTCCATCTTCATCGCCCGGATGATCTCGGTGTTCGCCTTCGGCATCCTGATGGTGGCGGTGCCGGTGCAGATCCACCAGCTCACCGGCTCCACGCTGCAGGTGGGCGCGGCGATGGCGCTGGACGGCATCGGCATGTTCGCCGGCCTGATGTGCGGCGGCGTGCTGGCCGACCGCATGGACCGCCGCCGGCTGATCCTGCTGGGCCGGACTTCTTGCGGCCTAGGCTTCCTGGCGCTGGCCTTGAACGGCTTCATGACCAACCCGTCGGTGACGGCGCTGTACGTGGTGTCCACCTGGGACGGTTTCTTCAGCGGCATCGGCATCACTTCGTTGATGGCGTCGATTCCGGTCATCGTCGGCCGCGAGAATCTGCCCGCCGCCGGCGCGCTGAGCATGCTGACGGTGCGCTTCGGCGCGGTGCTGTCGCCGCTCCTGGGCGGTTTGATCATCACCGCCGCCGGGGTCAACTGGAACTACCTGCTGGCCGGCATCGGCACCTTGGCCACGCTGATCCCGCTGACCCGCCTGCCGTCGCTGAAGCCGCAAAACGCCGAGCCCTCGCACCCGCTGCGGTCCTTGATGGAAGGCTTCGAGTTCCTGTGGCAGAACAAGGTGGTCGGCGCGGTGGTGGCGGTGGGCACGCTGCAGACGCTGCTGAGCGCGGTGCGGGTGCTGTACCCGTCGCTGGCCGAGGATGGCTACGGCGGCGGCGCGTTCGAAGTGGGCCTGATGTATTCGGCGGTGCCGCTGGGCGCGATGCTGGGCGCTTTCACCAGCGGCTGGGTGGGCGGGTTGAGCCGTCCCGGCGCGATGATGCTGGCTTGCGTGACCGCGTCGTCGCTGGCCATCGCCTCCCTGGGCGCTTTCACCCACCTGGCTTACGGGCTGGCGGCGCTGGTGGTGCTGGGCTATCTGGGGTCCATCGCCTCGCTGCTGCAGTTCACGCTGGTGCAGGGCCAGACGCCGGACCACCTGCTGGGCCGCGTCAACAGCCTGTGGAACGCGCAGGACGTGGTGGGCGACAGCCTGGGCGCGCTGGGCCTTGGCGCGCTGGCGCGGGCGCTGGCGCCGCTGATGGCGGTGGCCTGGTTCGGCGCCGGCGCGGCCGCGGCGGGTTTGCTCATGTGCGCGGGCTTCGGCTCCTTGCGCCGCCTTTCCGGCGGCAAGCCGGAGCAGGCCGAAGGCGAGCCGGTGGAGCAGGCGGCGGGGTCTTGAGCCTGAGGCTGCGGCCATGAAAAAAGCGGACGGCAGTCCGCTTTTTTCATGTGGCGCGTCCGATGCTAATGCGCCTGCCCGGCATTGGCGGATTTTTGCACCAGGAACGGCGTGATGGTATTGATGACGCCATCCAGCTGCAGCGACTCTCCGGCAAAATACTGGGTGCCACGCAGTTTTTTGACCTGCCTGTCGCTTATCTTGACGCTGGGCTTGTCGCCCGCCATCGCGCTGCTCAGCATGGCCATGTTTTTCAGGAGCCTGTTGTCTGCCTGGGCCAGGTCCATTCTGAGCAGAAACATCCCGTCGACGGCCAGACCGCATTCGATCTTGATCTTGTCCAGCGGGATGTTTTTTTCTAAAAATGGCGTCAGCATGGTGTGGCCGACGTATTGCAGGCTGTCGCCGGTGAGGGCGTTGGCCGGCAACGTTTTTGCGCGGTCGAAATGATAGCGGAAAAGCGAGTCCTTATTGTCCTCCGAGCTTTGTGGCAGGCTGAATTCCCAGCCGTCCTGGCCATGCTTCACCGCAAGCACCGATTCCGGCGCGCTGCGGCCGATCGCGCTCTGAAAGATCCCGGCCAAGTCGTCAAGACAGGCTGGTTCGTCAGCGAAAGAAAAAGGGGAGAGCAGGCAGAGGCAGAAGAGGACGGTGGTTTTTTTCATGATGGCAGCTGAGGTTTGTGCCGGTGTCGACCCGGCAAGTTTTCGATGGCGCTTGCAATCCCCGAGTGGCGGAAGTCATGCGGCGCGCACGGCTAAAGCTCTAGAAGCTATCCGCGAATCAGGCTATTCGCAATAATCGCCGCTCACAAAAAAGCTGATCCCGCGTTGCGCCTCCTCGCCGCACAGTGGGTACTGTCTGCGTCGGCACGCCTTGACTCGAGTGCTCTACCCGGTTTGGTCGGCGGCTTTAAGAATGCCCAGCCCGCTTGTTTGGTCGGCGGCTGTGATCGCGCTGTGCAACGGGGCTCAAGTGCTGTGCTGCGACTTCGCCGGACTGGCGCCATCCCCGTTGATTCCGCAGGGATGGCTTGAGCGGCCGACTGGCTAAGCAAACTGCTTGCGCAGCCGCGCCAGCAGATTGCGCGCGCTGTAGTAGTCCAGGCGGAAGGTGTCCAGGCCTGCGGCGTACACCTGCCTGGCCTTCACTGCCGGATTGCCGGCCAGGAAGGGATTGGCCAGCACCTGAGGCACCTGGTCCTGGTCGGCGTTGAACAGGATCATCGATTTGCCTTGCAGGCCGTCGGCGAACTTCTCGCCTGTCAACTGGATGATGTCGTGACGCACACCCATGCTGGTATTTCCTTTGACGCGGTCCGGCGCGGTGGCCAACTCAAAGCCCAGCGACTGCAGCAGCTTGCCCTGCGCCGATTGCGGCGTCCACAGATTGGCGCCGGAGCCGTCTTCGTAATAAACCAGCGCCGCCGTCGGCTGCGGCGGCAGCTTCAGCGCGGACTTCAGTTTCGCCGCCTCGGCGTCGAAATCGGCGATGGCGGCGCGGGCGTCGGCTTCGCGTCCGGTGGCGCGGCCCAGCAGCGTGGCCAGTTCCTGCCAGCTCTTGTCGTCGTAATTCACCACCAGGGTCGGGGCCATCTGGCTCAGCTGTTCGTACAGCTTCAGCGCGGAGTCGCCGCCGGTGCCGGCCATCACGATCAGGTCCGGCTGGGCGGCGATGATGGCCTCGGCGTTGGGCTCGCCCTGGTACAGCGGCGTCACGCCGCGTTGCTTGGCCACCGCGCTCCACTGGGTGAAGAAGCCCTGGTCGTCCGTCACCTTGGAGTGGGCGGCGCTGGCGCCGCTGGCGACCACCGGCGCGTGGATGGCCAGCAGGGTGCCGGTCAGCGTCACGCTGGTGGAGACGATGCGCTCGGGCATCTTGTCCAGCGTCACCTTGCCCTTGGGCGTGTCCAGCGTGCGCGGCCAGCCGGCCGGGGGGGCGACCGCGCCGTCGGATTGGGCGGGGACGTCGCAGGCGGTGAGCAGGGCGGCGAGGCCGGCTGCGGCGGCCAGGCGCAGCGCGCCGCGGCGCGTGGCGTGGGAAAGCGGCATGGCGTGTTTCCTTTGCATTCGATAGCGTTCTGCGATTTTATTGCAAGTGATAAGTATTATCATTAACATTGTCGCCCATGCCAAGATTCCCGTCTCAATTCCGGGAATCCGCCTGCAAGCTCATGCGAGCGGCGGACGAGCGGCGGGCGCTTTGCCCGTGCCCGGCCGCTGCTTGGATACTGGACTCGATTGAGCCCGGAACGAGAGCCGCCAAGCCCGCTTTTCGATGACGGCATGCGTCCGCGCGCGCATCTGATGGGGCTGAGGGTTCCCGCTTTCGCGGCCGGAATGCACTGGAACATGCGGATATTGACGGTTGTTGCGATGGCGGCGGGCTTGGCCGGCTGCGGGGGGAAGGAGCCAGGGCCGGAGGCGGGCAAGCCGCCCGAGGTGGGCGTGGTGAAGCTGGAGGTGAAGGACGTGGCGGTAAAGGCCGAATTGGCCGGCCGCACCGTCGCCTACCGCAGCGCCGAAGTCAGGCCGCAGGTCAACGGCATCGTGCTGAAACGGCATTTCTCCGAAGGCAGCCTGGTCAAGGCCGGCGACCTGCTTTACCAGATCGACCCGGCCGGCTACCAGGCGGCCTTGCAGCAGGCGGAGGCGACGCTGGCGTCCGCCCGCGCCGCGTTGGGCAGCCTGAAGGGACGCGCCGAACGCTATGCCGAATTGGCCAAGATAGACGGGGTCAGCCGCCAGGAGCGCGAGGAGGCGGACGCCGACTACCGCAAGGGCCTGGCCGCGGCGAAGGCCGGCGAGGCGGCGGTGGCCGCCGCGAGAGTGGATGTGTCGCGCACCCGCGTGCTGGCGCCGATTTCCGGCCGCATAGGCCGCTCGGCTGTCAGCGAGGGCGCGCTGGTCACTTCGGGCCAGAGCGCGACTCTGGCCACCATCCAGCAGCTGGACCCGATGTACGTGGACATCGTCCAGTCCAGCCAGGATTTGCTGGCATTCAAGCGCAGGCAGGCAGACGGCGAGCTTGAACCGGCCGGCGCCACCGCCAGGCTCAAGCTGGAGGACGGCGCGCCGTACCGGCATGCCGGCAAGCTGCGCTTCACCGAATTGAACGTCGATCGCGTGTCCGGCGCGGTGACCTTGCGCGCGGAATTCCCCAATCCGGAAGGCCTGCTGCTGCCCGGCATGTATGTGCGCGCCGAGCTGGAGCAGGGCGTGCGCCGCCAGGCGGTGCTGGCGCCGCAGCAAGGCGTGGCGCGCGACGACAAAGGCCGCGCCACCGCGCTGGTGCTGGGTTCCGGCAACAAGGTGGAGCAGCGGGTATTGACGACGGAAGGCACTCATGGCGCTTACTGGCTGGTGACCACAGGATTGAAAGCCGGCGACAGGCTGATCGTCGACGGCCTGCAGCGCGCCCGCCCGGGCGAGGCGGCGACGCCGGTGGCCTTGCCGGCCCTGGCCGGGAGGAGCTGAGCGATGCTGGCGCGTTTCTTCATAGGCCGCCCGGTGTTCGCCTGGGTGCTGGCCATCGTCATCATGCTGGCCGGCCTGTTCGCCTTGCGCGCGCTGCCGGTGTCGCAGTATCCGGACATCGCTCCGCCGACGGTGATGGTCAGCGCCAGCTACCCCGGCGCGTCCGCCCAGGTGGTGGAGACCAGCGTGATCCAGGTGCTGGAGCAAGAGCTGAAGGGCCTGGACAATCTGATGTATTTCAGCTCCACCAGCTCCTCGTCCGGCCAGGCCGAGATCATGCTCACCTTCCGCCAGGGCGCCAACGCCGACACCGCCCAGGTGCAGGTGCAGAACAAGGTCAGCCAGATGCTGGCGCGGCTGCCGCAGCAAGTGCAGCAGAACGGCCTGTCGGTGCAGAAGATGCAGGGCGACTTCCTGCTGATCGCCTCCTTTTATGATGTCAGCGGCCAGCGCAGCGACACCGACATCGCCGACTGGCTGGCCAGCAATGTGCAAGACCCGCTGAGCCGGGTGGGCGGCGTCGGCTCGGTGCGGGCCTTCGGCGCGCCGTACGCGATGCGCGTGTGGCTGGACCCGCACAAGCTCAACAGCTACGGCCTGATTCCCTCCGACGTCAGCGCCGCCATCTCCAAGCAGAACACCGAGGTCTCGGTCGGCGAACTGGGCGCCTTGCCGTCGCCGCCGGGCCAGCAGCTGAACGCGATGGTCACCGCCTGGTCGCGCTTGTCCACGCCTGAGCAGTTCCGAGACATTGTCGTCAAGGCGCTGCCGGACGGCGGCGCGGTGCGGCTGGGCGACGTGGCGCGGGTGGAACTGGGGCAGGAGGATTACAGCAGCAGTTCGCGGCTGAACGGCCACCCGGCCTCGGGCCTGGCGGTGATGCTGGCGCCGGGCGCCAACGCGCTGGCCACCGCCGAGGCAGTGAAGGCGCGCGTCGCCGAGCTGGAGCGCAACTTTCCGCCGGGCATCCGCGTCGCCTATCCGGAGGACACCACCCACTTCGTCAGGCTGTCGATACGCGCGGTGATGGCGACGCTGCTGGAGGCGGTGGCGCTGGTGGTGCTGGTGATGTACGTGTTCCTGCGCAACTGGCGCGCGACGCTGATTCCGGCGCTGACGGTGCCGGTGGTGCTGCTGGGCACGTTCGGCGTGCTGGCGGCGGCCGGCTTCGGCATCAATACGCTGACCTTGTTCGGCATGGTGCTGGCCATCGGCCTGTTGGTCGACGACGCCATCGTGGTGGTGGAGAACGTCGAGCGGGTGATGAGCGAGGAGGGGCTGGACGCGCGCGCGGCCACCGTCCGTTCGATGGGCGAGATCGGCGGCGCGCTGGTCGGCATCGGCCTGGTGCTGGGGGCTGTGTTCCTGCCGATGGCCTTCTTCGGCGGCTCGGTCGGCGTCATCTACCGCCAATTCTCGATCACCATCGTCGCGGCGATGGCCTTGTCGGTGCTGACCGCGCTGACCCTGACGCCAGCCCTGTGCGCGACGCTGCTGCGGCCGCATGCGCCGTCCGAACGCGGCCCGCTGGCTGCGTTCGAGCGCCGCTTCCAGCGTTTGCAATCGGACTATGCCGGCCGCTGGCTGCCGGCTTGGCTGCGTCGCCCGCTGCGCGGCGGCTTGGTCTACTTGGCGCTGGTGGCGGCGCTGGCCGCGCTGTACCCGCGGTTGCCCACTGCCTTCATCCCGGACGAGGACCAGGGCACGGTGATGGCGCAGTTCACGCTGCCCACCGGGGCCACCCATCAGCGCGCCGACAAGGTGGCGCGCGCGGTGGAGCAGCATTTCCTGGAAACCGAGAAGGCCAATGTCGAATCGGTGTACATGTTGTCCGGCTTCAGCTTCGGCGGTTCCGGCCAGAACGCCGGCATGGCCTTCGTCGCGTTGAAGGACTGGTCGCAGCGGCGCGGCCAAGAGAACAGCGCCCAGGCGATAGCCGACCGCGCCACCGCCGCGCTGGCCGCGCAGCGGGACGCCGAGGTGTTCGGCATGGTGCTGCCGCCCATCGGTGGCTTGGGGCAGACCAATGGCTTCGAATTTTGGCTGCAGGACGCGTCGGGCCAGGGCCGCGAGCATCTGGCCAAGGCGCGCGACCAGCTGCTGAAGGCGGCCCAGGGAGGTGACAGGCTCAGCGCGGTGCGCTCCGGCGCCGCCGACGACAAGCCGCAATTGCGGCTGGATGTCGACCAAAGCAAGGCCGCCGCGCTGGGGCTGGACCCGGCCAATGTCGCCGACACGCTGGGCGCGGCCTGGGGCGGGCGCTACATCAACGACTTCATCGACCGCGGCCGGGTGAAGAAGGTGATGATGCAGGCCGACGCGCCTTACCGTTCCAAGCCCGAGGATCTGGGCTTGTGGTTCGTCCGCGGCGCGGACGGCGCGATGACGCCGTTTTCCGCCTTCGCCCGCGCGCGCTGGGAATACGGGCCGGCGCAGCTGAACCGCTACAACGGCCTGCCGGCGCTGCCCTTGTCGGGCTCGGCCGCCGCCGGCGTCAGTTCCGGCGAGGCGATGAAGGCGGTGGAGGCGATAGCCGGCAAGCTGCCGGGCACGCAGTACGAGTGGAGCGGGCTGTCTTATCAGGATCGGCTGTCCAGCGGCCAGACGCCGCTGCTGTACGCGGTGTCGATATTGTTCGTCTTCCTGTGCCTGGCGGCGCTGTACGAAAGCTGGCTGGTGCCGTGCGCCGCGATGACGGCGATTCCGCTGGGCGTGCTGGGCGCGGTGCTGGCGGTGATGGCGCGCGGCCTGTCCAACGACATCTATTTCCAGGTGGGTCTGCTGACGACGATAGGCCTATCGGCCAAGAACGCCATCCTGATCATCGAGTTCGCCGAGGCGGCGATCCGGCGCGGCGCGGCTCCGCTGGAGGCGGCGCTGGCCGCCGCCCGCCAGCGGCTGCGGCCGATATTGATGACCTCGCTGGCTTTCGGCGTCGGCGTCGCGCCGCTGGTCTGGGCCGGCGGGCCGGGAGCCGGCAGCCAGAACGCGATCGGCGCGGCGGTGCTGGGCGGCGTGATGTCGGCCACGCTGCTGACGCTGTTTTTCGTGCCGCTGGCGCATCTGCTGATACGCGGCCTGGCGGGGCAAGTCGCGCAGCGGCGTTTGAAATTGGCGGAGGCGAGGCCATGAAACGCGTTTTCTGCTTATGGATAGGCGCGGCTTTGGCAGGCTGCGCGTCGCCGCAGCCGGATTACCAACGGCCCGCCGCGCCGGTGCCGGCGCATTGGCCGGCGGCGGACGCGGAAAGCGGGCAGGCCGATGTGGCCTGGCGGCGTTTCTTCGTCGACGAGGGCCTGCGCGCAACCATCGCCCAGGCGCTGGCCAATAACCGCGACTTGCGCGCGGCTGTCGCCAATGTCCAGGCGGCGCGGGCGCAGTACCGGATGCAGGACGCGGCGCGGCTGCCGACCGCGCAGCTGCAGGGCAACGCCAACCGCCAGCTCACCCGGAGCGGCGATCCATCGCTGGCGGCGGACAGCCGCGGCGTCAGCGCCGGCCTGGGCGTCAGCGCGTTCGAGCTGGACCTGTTCGGCCGCGTGAAGAGCCTGAGCGACGCGCAGTGGCGGCGCTATCTGGCCAGCGAAGCCGGCGCGCAGGCGGCGAGGGTCAGCCTGATCGCGGAAACCGCCAATGCTTATTTGACCTTGGCCGCAGACCGCAGCCAGCTGGCCGCGGCGCGGGCGACGCAGCAAAGCGCCGAACGCTCGCTCGCCCTGACGCGCGAGCGGCTGCGCCTGGGCGCGGCTTCGGCGCTGGACGTCAGCGCGATGAATACCGTGGCGCAGCAGGCGCGGGCCGATGTCGCCCGTTACCAGGGGCTGGCGGAACGGGACCGGCTGGCGTTGCAATTGCTGGTCGGCGCGGCGCTTGACGAGGCGAGGCTGCCGGCCGCGCTGGAGGACAGGCCCTACACGCTGGCGGCGCTACCGGTGGCCGCGCCGGCCGATGCCCTGCTGCGCCGGCCGGACGTCCGCCAGGCGGAAAATCTGCTGCGGGCCGCCCATGCCGACGTGGCCGCCGCGCGGGCGGGCCTGTGGCCCAAGTTTGGGCTTAGCGCCAGCACCGGTCTCAGCGGCGTGACGCTGGCCGGTCTGCTGAACGCGCCTGCGCGGGCCTTGAGCCTGGCGCTGGACGCCAGCTTGCCGGCGCTTGACGGCGGCGCGGCGAAGGCTGGAGTCGATCAGGCGGAGGCGCAGCGCCTGGCGGCGCTGGCCGCTTACGAGAAAGCCCTGCAGAGCGGGTTTCGCGAAGTGGCCGACGCCTTGAGCCAGCGCCGGGCGCTGGCGGAGGAAAAACAGGCGCGGCAGGCGACGCTCGCCAGCGCGGAAACCTCGCTGCGGCTGGCGGAAGCGCGTTATCGGCAGGGCTTGGACGGCTATCTGAGCCTGCTGGAGGCGCAGCGCACCGCGCAGTCCGCTCGCCAGCAGTGGATCAGCGCCAGCCTGGCGGAGGCGGAAAACATGGCGGCGCTGTATCGCGCGCTGGGCGGCGGGCTGGAGGGCTGAGCGCTATTGCTTGGCGGCACCGCAACGCTTGTAGACCCGTCCCGGGCGGCCGATGCGGCCGTAAGAAATCTGGGCGCGCAGGAAGCGCACTTCGACGCAGTATTCCAGGTAGCGGCGGGCGGTGGTTTGGCTGATGCCTATGGTGCGCGCCACGCTTTCCGTGGTGTGCAGGTCCGCGCCGCGGACGAAAGCGTCCTTGATGCGCTGCCGCGCCAGCTCCTCTCTCGCGGGCGCGGTAGCACTTGCCAATCAGCAGGCCGCAGATGGAGTCCAGCGCCTGCTGATGGATTTCCGAGTGCGAGCGTGCCAGCTTGAGCGCCTCGTCGTAGGCTGATGTGCAGCAGGCCGGACAGGGGGGAGATCCCGTTCAGGTGCTCGTGGCGGATCACGCGCAGGTTGTCGGCGTAACGCTTGACCTGGCTGAGCCGCAGGCTGAGCGAGCTGATGTCGTCCTTGCGGCGGAAGCGGATCCCCCAGCCCTGCGGCTGGCCGTCTATGTGTATGCCCACCCGGCGGCAGGCCGCCGAACAGTCAGATCTCGTCGGTAACGTCGGGGGAGTCCGCCTCCAGCGCGAGGAAAGGACCGTCCGGCGCGATGCGGCCCAGGTTCTGGCCCGCCAGCTGATGCTGGGGTTGGCCAAGCTCCAGCATCGCGCGCGGCGCGGTTGATCGCGGTCAGCCGGCGGCGGGTGTCCACGGAGATCACGCCTTCGTAGATGGATTCGAACACCGCGTCCTGTTGCCGCACCAGGCGGGCGATGTCCAGCGGCTCCAGGTTGAACATCTGCCTCTTGATGCGGTGGGCGAACAGCCAGGCGCAGCAAAACAGGATGAACGGGATGCCCAGCAGCATCGCGAAGAAGGGCATGAACTGGGCGCGGGCGCGGTGCTCGATATGGGATTGGAAACAACCCACCGACAGCCGGCCTATCTGGGGGCTCCGGCGGACGGATTGGACAAAGACGCCGCGCTGCTGCAGGCGCTGCTGGCGCGCGGCGGGGCGGCAGCGCGGACCTGCCCAGCGTCGCCTATTTCCTGGCGCGCTTTCCCGAGCCGACGCCGCCTGCGTTTCAGGGCGAGACGGCTAGCGGCGGCAGCGCCGGTCCGGCCATGCGGTTGTCCGGCGAATAGGGGAAGATCACCTCTATCGTCACGTCGTCCGGGTCCTGCAGGAACAACTGGTGCTCGCCGATTTCCGGCACCACCCGCTCGTAAAACGGCTGGCCCAGCGACAGCAGCCGCATCTGCATGTCGACCAGGTTCTGGCCGCGCAGCGCGATGTGGTCGAGGCGGCCGGAGCCGGCGCGCGCGTCGCGCCCGCCCAGATAGGCTTGCAGCTCGGCGTCGTCTTCGCGGGCCGCCACCAGGTGCAGCACCGGGGCGGCGCCGGCGTACAGCCACTTCCCGGGAAAGCGGAAGCCGGGCCGCGGCCCATCGGCCAGGCCCAGCGCGCGCTGGTAGAAAGCCGCGCTCGCGTCCAGGTCGGCGGCGCGTATCGTGAAGTGGTCGATGCGCTGGATGTTCATCGCGTTCTCTCCTCCGCGGCCGCCTGGCCGCGCGACAAGGTCACAAACGGGTGATGACGGTTTCCGCCGGCAAGCGCGACTTGGGCAGCCTGGCGTTGAAGTCCTGCTCCGAGCGTTTTCCCAGCGCCACGATCACCGAGGCGACCAATCCCTGCTCGCGCAGGCCCAGCTCCTCGCCCAGCACGCGCGCGTCGAAGCCCTCGATCGGGCAGGCGTCGATTTCCAGCGTCGCCGCGCCCAGCAGCAGCGTGCCCACGGCCAGATAAACCTGTTTTTCCATCCAATGCTGGGCGTCGCGCAATTCGAAACGGTGCATGTTGACGAAATGGGAGCGGCCTTTGTGCTGTCCGGCGCGGGCTTCGTCATTGGCGAAGCGGCCGTCGCGTTGCTCTTGAGCCAGCAGGGTTTGCAGATAGCCGTCGTCCATCGCGGCCCGGGCGCAGAATACCACCACGTGGGAGGCGTGGCGTATCTTGGCTTCGTTGAAGGCGTAGCCGCCGGCCGCGGCCTTGGCGACGCGGGCCTTGCCTTCTTCGCTGCCGGCGATGAAGAAGTGCCAGGGCTGGGAGTTGGTGGATGAGGGGCTGTGGCGCAGCAGGGTTTCGATCTGTCCCACCTGCTCCTGGCTCAGCTTGAAGCCGGGATCGAAAGCCTTGGTGGTGTAGCGGGTTTGCGCGTAGTGGGCGATGTTCATGGTGCGTCCTCGGATGCGGGTCAGCAGGCGGCTTCCGTCGCCTGATAATGGGGGTAGTCGTCGTAGCCGCGTCCGTAGCCGCCGAACAGCGCGGACGGGTCGAAATCGGCCAGCGGCCAGCCATGGGCCAGGCGCGCGGGCAAGTCGGGATTGGCGATGAATGGCCGGCCGAAAGCGATCATGTCGGCGAGGCCGCTGGCCAGCAGCCTCTCGCCGCGGGCCTGGTCGTAACGGCCGGCCACGATGATGGCGCGGCTAAAGCGGGCGCGCAGCGCGCGGCGGAAGTCGTCGTCCACTTGGGGCGCATCGTCCCAGTCCGCCTCGGAAAGATGCAGGTAGGCGATGCCCAGCGCGTCCAGCCGGCCGGCGGCCTCCAGTATCGCC
This genomic window from Chromobacterium phragmitis contains:
- a CDS encoding efflux transporter outer membrane subunit; protein product: MKRVFCLWIGAALAGCASPQPDYQRPAAPVPAHWPAADAESGQADVAWRRFFVDEGLRATIAQALANNRDLRAAVANVQAARAQYRMQDAARLPTAQLQGNANRQLTRSGDPSLAADSRGVSAGLGVSAFELDLFGRVKSLSDAQWRRYLASEAGAQAARVSLIAETANAYLTLAADRSQLAAARATQQSAERSLALTRERLRLGAASALDVSAMNTVAQQARADVARYQGLAERDRLALQLLVGAALDEARLPAALEDRPYTLAALPVAAPADALLRRPDVRQAENLLRAAHADVAAARAGLWPKFGLSASTGLSGVTLAGLLNAPARALSLALDASLPALDGGAAKAGVDQAEAQRLAALAAYEKALQSGFREVADALSQRRALAEEKQARQATLASAETSLRLAEARYRQGLDGYLSLLEAQRTAQSARQQWISASLAEAENMAALYRALGGGLEG
- a CDS encoding response regulator; the protein is MASATAPAREELARQRIKDAFVRGADLHTTESVARTIGISQTTARRYLEYCVEVRFLRAQISYGRIGRPGRVYKRCGAAKQ
- a CDS encoding VOC family protein, which gives rise to MNIQRIDHFTIRAADLDASAAFYQRALGLADGPRPGFRFPGKWLYAGAAPVLHLVAAREDDAELQAYLGGRDARAGSGRLDHIALRGQNLVDMQMRLLSLGQPFYERVVPEIGEHQLFLQDPDDVTIEVIFPYSPDNRMAGPALPPLAVSP
- the nfsB gene encoding oxygen-insensitive NAD(P)H nitroreductase, whose amino-acid sequence is MNIAHYAQTRYTTKAFDPGFKLSQEQVGQIETLLRHSPSSTNSQPWHFFIAGSEEGKARVAKAAAGGYAFNEAKIRHASHVVVFCARAAMDDGYLQTLLAQEQRDGRFANDEARAGQHKGRSHFVNMHRFELRDAQHWMEKQVYLAVGTLLLGAATLEIDACPIEGFDARVLGEELGLREQGLVASVIVALGKRSEQDFNARLPKSRLPAETVITRL